A segment of the Pieris brassicae chromosome 10, ilPieBrab1.1, whole genome shotgun sequence genome:
tgtttatataatatattctattacaGTTTTTTcgctataataaataagaataatactCGCCATCAGTTTGCTGTGTGTCCGCTGCGTGTAAGGCGGCCATGGGTACGTCAGGAGGCGTGGCCCCGTACGCTGATTGCAGGTATTCATTAATTGCACCTGCatatgaacaatatttttttcagtttaaaaatatttcaaacccaaaataagtttattcataCAGGCCAATACACCAATACACTTATGTAtgtcaacagaaaatattataaattgatctaacaaagaaaaataattaaacttaaatttacgtagaatacatatacattttcgtttcacaaatgtttcattttaaaaacacaatatacaaTGCGAGTGGATTAAAGTATCAAATTGAACATAAGAAAATCtgtaaatgaaaacaaataaaaatagtatgtcCAGGTGTGTATATGTAACACAGATAATATGGCTTAGAAATTCAGAcgaaaaaatgataaatttaatgatatttaaacATGTACTACACAATAAGTAAATAACAGAACTGTACTGTATCCTTACCAAATTGTCCCATTTTGAAGAGATTCTTTGCCAGTTGTGTCTGCAACATGAGCTGTTGCCGTCTTGCTCCATCCAACTCATTGGGCCCACTACCCAAGTATGGAGCAACGgctgaaaattacaatttttataagaaatacaatAGCTGTGTGTAAATACAAAGCTTAAGtctaaagtgttttatttaaaaaataagaatttgtaACATGCGATCTACCTGGATTCCCTTTGTTGAAAGCAACAGCAGCAGCTAAAGCAAAGTTTAAAGCCGGAGCTGCTGGAGATACTGCTCCAAAAGCCTCGCCTCCTTCCTCCTTTGGGTTAATCTAAGGAAAACAAACATAATGTTGTTAACAATGCAATTACAGAAAATTTGCAATGAAATATAAACCtttatataatgatttaaaagtaaatccATAAATCTTACTTAACTTTAAAGCATAAAATACTGCTTAGGTATGTCGACAACAtccttgaattatttattaatttgaatttcattaAATGAACATATATGATTCATATTTTGCTGGATGAAATGCTGACTTATTCATTAGGTATTGAACTAATCGCCCACCCATCTTAACCATGGACCtagtgttatttattaaatatgataaatttttgtaattttttctaCTTATCATGAAACAGCATGACTTAGAATGGTTGCGAGAAACAGCTTATTACTGATAAGTTCATGTAATAAcagaataacaattatttataaagctgctaaataattatttagcatttattataattatgcaaCAATGTAGTggataaataaacacataagtttcagatttattttttatcaagaagctaatttaactttttttaatcaaaatattaacctATTATTCTTAAGcatttcatttaaatcttTCCACGCACCTGTCCCTGTGTATGGTTGGCAAGTCCCAATAGTTTTGAATAGGCTGCTTGTCGTTCATGAACATCCCGTTCACTCTTTACTTTCTCTACTATCGGCTTCCTCTCATGTTGGACCGCTGTGCCACACAATACAAGAATTACTGCTCATTTTATTTGTTccaaacattattattgtatattttaggcatttaaaaagatttgcTACTATAGGTCATCTAATCTACAGATACTTTTGAGAAATATTGAGACTACCAATTCTGTCATTCAAGGAAATAAATgagtttatgtaaataatgataataatgttGAAACTGATAATTAGTAATTGACATAGATTGAAATAGATTctctatttcaaattaaattgtatctaAGATCTATAGAatcatattcatattaaataaattttacaatacaatttttttttcctataTATGTTAATAGATTCATATCTTGTTTCACTTGATTAGACCAGGTTCTGCATGCACATTATGTCAAGCTTACACCTCAAATACTTGGGACTTTTTTAACAGAAGCTTAAgtaattatagtatttatactCACAGTCACTTCTCATACCACAAGCCAAGCATTTCTGTAGACGACAGTACTGGCATCTATTTCTGTGGTGTTTTGTAACTTCACAGTTCATACTTCCTCTACACTGATAGCCTAGTTTCTTGCGGATTGATCTTTTGAAGAAGCCCTTGCACCCTGGATGGATAAGATAATAAGCTATTAGATTgtaatactattatatatagtttctTGATGGTATTTGAAAATGACAGGAACATGTTCAGCACATTCAACACAGTGAATATCGAAATCAAATACTGTCATGACAgttgaaataaaactaatcttttttgtttatttataacagtaGCAAGAGAATAGtttgtaattatgttttaataaagatatacaaatatataatttaagaaaatagtcTTAATAAAGGATTATTTATATGCTTTGATACCTAAAGCTAACAGTAACTACATACTATTACAGGTAATAAAGTAACAAATTGTGCCACATACCTTCACAACTAATAGCACCATAGTGCCGTCCTGAAGCTCTATCTCCACAAACTATACATAATTCCAAACCCCCTACTTCATTTCCTGCATTGTATTTCATTTCCATCTGATCTTGCGGGTCCATTGttgctaaaaaataattactgtacATAATTCTTATCACCCatgatttcaatataaaacaatgtgtTGGATGTTGTTCACATTGTTatgataaaacatataaaaacgaaatcaAGACTTTTGTTAAGCAATTGAGAATtctgttattataattgtttaaatctACGCCCAtagttaagttttttaaactatagtAGAATTGtctgtaacaatattatatacacaaaaCCGTGATTACCGTAATGCtgatgattaataaaataataacgtaCCTTTCACTTTAAGGAAGCGATAATGAACATATTGGCATATATCACATATATTGTAAGTATGTAGTTGAAAAAGATTCTAATGTTAGTCTCTATATCAATATCAACTGATGCGGAAAGCGCATGGAATCTTTACAAGTGTGTATTACCTATTAAGTGATTAACAGTTAcctcaaaaaagaaattttaccTGTAGACTGCACAGTACTTTTGTGGATATTTCATATAGTTAACAACTTAAGTAATCAAGGTTTTGACACGTTCCTTGAAGATATATCACGATTGGATATTAGAGAACATAGTTTATCTactaattttttataagttatcacaaaagtaaaaaaataacacgaaAGTTGAAAATTAGatatcaaacaaaaaatacccCTTGCACGTCAACGAGTAGAAATTATAGAGTAGCCCACAGAAGATTTAGATACCACAAACTAGGAAAGTTAGTAAGTAGATAATACCAAGTATATATGACTTATGCATAAactcatacattttatatattttttcccttgtcaacaaataaaatatttatgtaatgcaTTTTCTGTTCAatgtatcaaatatatatttgcctATTTTTCCTATACTAGAATTTCATTTAACAtggttttaactaaattagtaattttgcctatttttatcactttaaaaaggtttacagaaagagacaaaagatGACCTTTGTGAAAAATAGCAATTAGAATGATTTAGTATAAGATATTATGCCAGCGTTTGCGAATGAGAGAAAACACTCCATAGAGATATGAGATAGATTTAATTCAACGCAATGTTGGGTTCACCATTTTATAATCCTATTTACTTTAATAGATATTCTTAAGATtaggtaaattttataataatgataatgtgAAGAACAAAACGACTTGGTACgtcatttaaattaagtattttattcgAATTTGTAAGAATTTCAGTTGACTTTAAGCCACATTGCCAAAATTTGTTCTGCTGTCAGTCTTTTGTCAGTCATTGTCAGAGACATAGCCGTCATCTATTATTGTTGTTGATTAACCCAGAAATCAAATCCATGAGTCGCacgtgtttattaataaatttactattaaaaagCTATTTTTGATGCAATAAATCGTgagtaaaaaaagtatatagtaGCTAAATTCATGGGTACATAATCATGGAACATTTAATAGAAAAGTTTAGTGATATAACAGCAAAACCTGTAAATTATTTAGCTATTCAAAATGATATCAAAGGGGAcgtaaaaaacttaattaaaacgtTGTACGATTTTACAAAATCAGAGGAAAAGACTCACAAAAAATCAAAAGGTGGTGCATTGCAGGATCTCATTATAGAGGAACTTGATGAAGAGCAAATATGGCAACAAATTGAGTTACAGAATTCTGAGTGTTGGGACCATTTGGTATGGGAAGTCGCCAATTGTATCTCAAATAAAAACGATTTGAATTTTCCTATAGATATACCCGAATTAGAAAATGAAACTGATGAGGAGGAGATGCAAGAAATGGaggaaaaaaattcaaaacctAAAAAGGATGAAATATCCTTCCCAAGTAAATCAACTGGGAGAACAAACAAAGCTAAGAATGAGAGAAAGTCTCTTAAAAAGTCTTCCATTGTAGATgaccaattttttaaactacaagAAATGGaacagtttttaattaatgaagaaAAGATGGAGGAAAAGGGCAAGAAAAAAGATGATGATGAAgagtcaataaatttatttgaagatATTGATGAAGCAGAGTCTGAAGATGATGAGGATGTGATGTATAAAGATTTCTTTAATGATGACAACTCTTATGAAAgtgaagaaaataataaatatgatgaaGGTATTGAGAATAGAGATATAGATGATCAAGATATGCCAGATGAAGATATAGCTAGTGATTTAGATAATGATTGTGAAGATACAATTCCTAAAAGTTCTGATAAGAAGGTAAGGTTTACTGGTCTTCAACCAGATACTGATTCTGAGAGTGATTCCCATCAAAGTAATACGGAAGAACTCACTACAGTTGTTAATAAAGATGAAAAGAAATCTGAATTTGAACTAAGACAAGAAAGACTCAAACAACACATATCAAGGTTAGAAGAAAAATCCATTAAAGAAGCTCCATGGCAACTAAAAGGTGAAGTTGATGCTACTAAACGTCCACAAAACTCATTACTCCAAGAGGTTGTTGATTTTGACTTGACTACACGGCCAGCCCCAATAATAACTGAACAAACAACAGTAACTTTAGAAGGTCTCATACGTCAGAGAATTAAAGATAAAGCATGGGATGATgttgaaaagaaagaaaaaccaGTAGATGATCAACTAGCATTCAAAAAACCCGAAATTCTAGATCACTCAAAGAGCAAGCTTAGCTTAGCTCAAGTTTATGAAGCTGAGTATTTGAAGCAAAAGCAGGCAGAATCTGGAGATCATCAAGAAGAAGATGAACCAGAGAGCCATAAAGAGATTCGTGATAAAATGTCCAAGTTATTTGAAAAACTTGATGCTTTATGCCATTATCATTACACTCCAAAAGCACCTCAAGCGGAAGTTAAAATCATCAGTAACACACCAGCAATTTCAATGGAAGAGGTTGCCCCTGTTGCCACTAGCGATGCAGCACTATTAGCTCCAGAAGAAGTGAAGAAGAAGCACAAAGGAGACCTTATGAGTAAAGAAGAAAGAACACAAACAGACAGAAACAGAGAAAGaaggaaaaagaaaatgttCCAGAAACAAAAGGGACAAGTTATGAAAGTTACAGACCATAGAAATACAAAGAAAAGTGTGGAGACTAAtgataaatctttaaaaacatCTAAAGCCTTTTTCCAACAGTTAAATGACGATACAACAAGTttgattaagaaaaataagaataaaaagaaataaatgttattatttataactccGCTATCGTTGTTTGATTAAAAGTttgatatttatagtttttataattattagacaCAGTAACAtaggtattattaataaatacacaactagaaaaataaatataatattaatgtgttTATAGGTCTTACGCTGATAAATTTAcctaaatacatatttctagTTACCATAAGTGGttctaaatattacataataaaaatatagtaggGACCTTAAGtgtaaatattgtacattTTAAATCGAATCTACTTGTATATACTTGGTGATGTGATTAGTGTAGTGGCTAGACTCTTGGCCCTGAGTTTAGGCGTTCGAATCACGACTGCACCATTGgataatttttacaatatgtaaTTAACACTGTTCGTACggcacatatatttttaaacaactttTCAGAATGTAAGGAACACGCGAGTTCAAACCATAAAAAATGATTtcgtaattattacaatactaaagattttatttttagcttaattctaaaaactttattaagattacttaaattaaaaaccttaagttaaaaacctttttgcaggctatttattacacaaaacaatttcaattctacttgcatttaattaaaatagggAAATACTCGTGCAATGCTAACGAAAACAGAAAATTCTCGTAACAAAATGAACCGCCAATGCTAAAGCAAAaagaagtaaaattaaaataacccgCGCCTGCAAAAAAACACATCTGCAACTAGCGCGCTTTTGCTAATATTTGGCTAAGCGCTTCGGCTTTCtgtagtttataaaatatttaattaaatctattaacATTGTTTccgttattaaaatactttcatacaatttaaaacatgCATACATTATCATTTTGGTTCACACCCACAGATATCACGATAGTTATATTTACTTGATTTGAGATAAGTATTGCGGACCTAAGAATGTGTAAGGTCACTAGGTTCTGTAACAAACCCGttacaacaaaataatgtaagaATAAAGAGGTCATCcattgaaaattattagaCCACAGAACAGTTgaacattaaaagtttattaatctGCATAcggtgtaaataaataatcgtacAGTGCGGTGAAGGGAATGTTTCCACAGTTTTCATATTGTTGAGTTGTTCATTATATCGATGACAATTTAGTACTACTGAGTAATTTAAGGGTAATTATACTTATAAGGGAATACTCATATACTAAGGCTATTTTgcgttacatttatattttttaaatgtatgtccTTAACACTAGACTTGTAAGTATTATGAGAACCGgtaatatatagattataggTTTATCATGAATTTActgttattaacattatttttattacaggattggtattatattttaaatttcctatTACTAATTACATTGCTCATTACTGCAAACGTTATGTGGACTGTGATGCGACTGTAATCCGCGTCGCAGCGCTCGgtcacatatttataatttgtacaaTTACCACAGCCTAGACAACCCGCGTCAAGACTTAAATATCTTTAGAGGTGAAATATTGTTCACATATGGCACGATATCGtcccaaaaataaaattctgatatacaatattaaagcTATCTTCTTAACATTTTCTGAACATATATTGCTTTAAAGAAGAATTCATTATTcgatttaaattcaaaagtaATTATGCATgaacatatttaaagaattagaAAATGTTAAGAATAATGCATTGTTTCAAGCAATATAATCAATTAtctctaaaatattataataaaatacgcaGAAAAATTGTTGGCAGGTCTAAAAGTAATAATGCCGACTAAATGAAGCCACCATCAGTGGGCTGCAGCGAGCAGACAAATAAATTCAGCGGGCGATAAGCGAAGTATAAATCAGCTGAAAGCGCCGCGAGCGCTAAAAACATCGCGCTTTTCTCGCTCTACTGAGGCTAAGATTTAGAATCAAGTTTTTTAAGATAGTTGTTGTCGAGCTAGGTGCAAATACCTACTAAGCGTGATTTCTTGCGATGCTTTCGATGTGCATAATATTTGGCATCAAAAACCTTATTGATGTTAAAAGAACATCAAACATTTACAAGACCAAAATaacaagttaatatttttataatacaccaaataaataaaacctatttGTCAAGGagtcatataattatataagtaaaacCTTTGAAAGTTCTACGTCGTAGCATATGTAGCACGTCACTACAACGCGTAACTCACTGGAGTACACATTAAtcatatacttttattttattttgtatgtcgCCAAGCAATTTAGTGATCAGTACAGCAAGGGTTTGGTATTTTAGAAGACGTCGGGACATAGGTACAACACGAAGACGCCCTTTCTGAGGCTTTTAATTTGCATCAGTTGCTtgtactattatattatatcctTTGGCTTTGGTAAACAATATCAGAATAATAATTTggacatatataaaatattaaattatgaaaaaatactaattacttAGTACAGGAGTTTAAGTGACGAACTCTAacgattaaattaattatattacccGAAATCTATGCTTACTAAGTTGTAACTAATTGGTTATGAGAGctttaatatctatatatataaaaatgaatcactATTGTCCTTGGTctcggcatcacgcgtgaaagGCTAactattttttgttgtatttgttatagTCAGGAGacggttcttatgaaagaaaaaaataatgaaattgcgcggaaaattagaaaatttaataatacttatttatttttttaggaaacaaaacagatacatctctaaaagtataaaacaaaaaaataaacataaaattaagacattggatatatccacaaaaagtttcactgataaaaaataagatataaagcaaaacaaaacaaaacatgacagcagaatgatatttaagtagacactacaatacaaaatatttaagtagacagagtagtagtagtatataaagtttataaatcagGAGAACGACAAACATACCAGTAtccataataaaaaagaaagatacaaggtttaggactaatagttgttttaacctattcaTAAATGAAGCAGTGGAGGAGTGCgaaaaaagatcgatattagtCGCAGAATACAAAGAAGAACACATCCTGTGAAGAGGCTCGCGGAACCCAATGTTGGTTCTGGGAGTCGGAAGGTTAAAGCTTCTGTGCGAGCGTAGAGACGTGGCAGGAACATTGAATGTTATGAGTTCGAGAAGATTTGAACAAGTTAGTTCATGTacgcatatttttttacagtgaCACAATCTATCAAATTACGCCTAGTACTCaaagaaagtaaattatatttttttaaaagctcCTTGTATTTAGCCCTACCACCCACTACACACATTCATgcgacaatttaaaatacgtaaaaatttattttgtacagcCTCCAGTTGTGTGACATATATAGCGTAGTAGGGTTTCCAgattaaccaccatattaagttattatgaCTTTTTTTACGATAGCACAGTGcttttataattcaaacttTTGAAGAGGATgagaagaaaaatgaatatcgttttaaagaaatgcttcgatcggagttattacattgataaaatgcatataaattaattacagtcgcttattgtttgtggcattaatcttgataatccatgtttttcacatgtcgctatttatatacgcgccagaaaaacaaacaaagaattttgaatatcataaagaatttttagttaattatatcaattcGAGTTCAAAATTCATAGTAAAGACAgtacaacgtctgtcgggtccgctagtgtataaatagatttattacaattaaaactttaaaaattctcATCAAGTGCCACATCCTTACATAAAGATTAGCCTAGTTATTATATGTTAGTGCAGCCGTTTGtgaaaatttaagtattttttgaaACGTTCGCGTggattttaaaaagaatttcCGTATTAAGCTCGTAGacgatatttttaaagatataatatttaacgcGGCGACACGGACGGCATGAGAAAATTGCAATTTGCTACTGAACATTAGAATGCCGCGAGAATTTGTGAATATTGGATAAGAATTTATATTCGGCTAACCGCAAGagggttaaaaatatttcaaaagccTTTTATGAAAGGCAAACgatcgttaatttatttatatttttaatctacgTAGATAGTTCCTTTAATTAGctatttttgtacaataaagTTCCTTAAGTATATACAGCcaaaataaagcaaaaaattaaaacagagATATTCctaaatttctaaaaaaccTTGATTACGATGCAACAGAAAATTTGTAATCTATAGTTATTGGAGGTagactttaaattaaagtcaTTCACACACGTTTACTTCACACACCCTTACACATATTGATGCACCCACAAACACTCAtgctttagttttattttgtttattactttagTATGTAGtcatgtttttgtatatattctgAGGGATATCGCGCTGGGAGGCTGGTTACCACAGGACTTCTATAGTCCTATTATTGGTACCAGCCTCTCACAAATATAGTCAATACCTGCAGTATGTAAAAGGCAATATTGTGAAAACGCAgagaacatttttaattaaaaacaactttaaattaataatgggttttttaagttaattgtaGGCAAATAAGCAATTCCGTATTTTATGACTTGTAATGTGAACTAAAATATGCTCTAAAACCTGTGTGCGTGTCTAGTGTACAcagtacacacgtaagaagtgaaacttctttatgaccttatttttcgaaaaaatatctactatttgcaactttacaaaaattggttaattagtataaagtttaacaaaaggcatgaaataatacaattatttcattttaccttattactactaaggttattacagaatttcattaataatttaattattactattattgttatcgttattatatatttatgtaattaaaggcttcgaatctcttcgaatcaaccgtggtagggacaagaaaaagatggcacgtaaccgaaaaatgtgacggtattttttttacaacgccaataaatatgtatattgcaATGTAACGAAATATGTTTAAGGTCCACATTTCGTAGCCCTCGTAGCACCAGtactaactatatattttttaataattttatgcaaatatgaatgtaatataatatacattatgatTAGTCAGTCTAAACTGTAACATGAAAGCACAAATTTCTCCCTAAAGTTTTCTAAAATGGTAAAGGTCGCTTGGAAGGGAATCATAATCTTGGTACGAGGCTGTCCGTTGCGTTCCGacctttattactttaatattgttatgttaAACGCGTTTAACACATAAATACTAAAGGTAGTTGACATTATTCAGtagtaattaaactaattaaaagtaatgcaCTGCACAGTAAGAGGCATCAAATCTCTttgaaagtatataaatacttcCTAGTTCTATAAAATACCTAACGAATAAACGCATATTGCGAAAATTAGTATGACAATTATCAATGATAATTAAACtgtcgtaaataaaatacagtgcATTTAGAGATAAAATTGGTAGCAAATAAAACTGATATACCCACTAATTACTATCGGAAAAAAGCGCAAGCCCGCGGCGTCGATGCGGCCGtaactctttttaatttcccCGTTTGACTTTATGTGCACGATAGCACACGACCGTGGCATGGGTTGAATTAAGACAACCAGAGGCCCTGGCTTACTTGCAACCTATAATATTCTTCAAATACACTGATTTGATCTTTAAATGTTAAGTCCCAAAAGtctacaaacattttacagGTCAAAATGTaggtatgtatatgtatacagGAACTCCGTGTGGATACGATATgcgaataaaattattaataaatgtgtgtTGATTGTAAAGAATTCAGTACACATGGTCTTAGGTGTGTTGGATTATGGGAGGTTGGGAATTAAGGGAGAATCTGGGAAAAGatgttaatgtattttaagtgTAAGTATAACATCGACATTTTATCGTTGATCGCTACAAAATAGACTAATAGACTAAAGACAAAAGAACCTAAAGTGTCACATCCCATAGATTTCTTTACCAGtgatacttggtatagaaaCCTATCGGTAAgttatagtataaaataagtttttattttggtgGCTCCATGCATCTGTCCCTGTAGCCCATGGGGGCCCCTGCCCTTGCACCAGTCGGTTACCATCCCTTATCTATTGCGCGAATATAGTTTTATGGTTATTTGGATATTTCCGTAAATACCGCGTTATTCTTTATTGATGGCTTGACATAACCGAGGAAAACATTCATAAGAATTCTCAGAATGTTGAGGTGCCATAAAAGTTCATGCCATTTTGCTagtataaacacaattttaatgaTGACTATTTAACATGGAAATTGATATTTTGAGGTATAATAATCAGATACAAGAGATTctcccaaaaaaaaaaatcttcttctTTTAGTGGAGAGGCCATTACTGGAGGTTGTTTTacctattacaattaattcaaGGAGGTTGCGGTCATTGCGCAACACGTGGCCCAGGTATGGAACTTTCCGTTGTTTAATGTTCTGCATAATTTTTTTCGACATTCCAACTCGTTTCAGAACCTTCTCGTTAGAGACCTTCTGGATACAGCTTATACGAAGCATGCGACGATAGCACCATATCTCAAATGCTTCTAAGCGCCGGAGGGTATCTTCTTTAATTGTCCAAGCTTCACAGCCGTGCAGAACAATTGGCCATATGTAACAAAGGAGAATTCGGACTCGCAGTTTAAGTCAAGTGACGTCacagcaaaataataataaaatactgtaaTCGGTTTAGTACTTTTCGAGTTAATTTTCTATACTCAAACAACACaacctataattaaaatatatatgacgaAAAAGAATACAATTCAATGCTTATATTAAGTTTGagatttaaacaattttcaatTTGATTCAATCTTTGTTGTACagcattttataataaatcccCATTAACGCACacataatatctattaaatagtctttattaatttagtgtAACGTTTCGTAATGAAGttaagcaataaatatatgaattatgaattaggtttataaataaatctttagtGATAACCCGACTTTCAACTTTAGCTTGAATATATTTGTAGAATGAAACATGACGAATGAAATATGTTTAAGGAAAGTGCACAAGAGAGGAATCATTTAACCGTTCTGTTCTCAgcctaatataatatacggCCCCGGATTTTGAGACTCCTAGTTGTGCT
Coding sequences within it:
- the LOC123715592 gene encoding U3 small nucleolar ribonucleoprotein protein MPP10; amino-acid sequence: MEHLIEKFSDITAKPVNYLAIQNDIKGDVKNLIKTLYDFTKSEEKTHKKSKGGALQDLIIEELDEEQIWQQIELQNSECWDHLVWEVANCISNKNDLNFPIDIPELENETDEEEMQEMEEKNSKPKKDEISFPSKSTGRTNKAKNERKSLKKSSIVDDQFFKLQEMEQFLINEEKMEEKGKKKDDDEESINLFEDIDEAESEDDEDVMYKDFFNDDNSYESEENNKYDEGIENRDIDDQDMPDEDIASDLDNDCEDTIPKSSDKKVRFTGLQPDTDSESDSHQSNTEELTTVVNKDEKKSEFELRQERLKQHISRLEEKSIKEAPWQLKGEVDATKRPQNSLLQEVVDFDLTTRPAPIITEQTTVTLEGLIRQRIKDKAWDDVEKKEKPVDDQLAFKKPEILDHSKSKLSLAQVYEAEYLKQKQAESGDHQEEDEPESHKEIRDKMSKLFEKLDALCHYHYTPKAPQAEVKIISNTPAISMEEVAPVATSDAALLAPEEVKKKHKGDLMSKEERTQTDRNRERRKKKMFQKQKGQVMKVTDHRNTKKSVETNDKSLKTSKAFFQQLNDDTTSLIKKNKNKKK
- the LOC123715517 gene encoding nuclear receptor subfamily 2 group C member 2-like isoform X1, giving the protein MYSNYFLATMDPQDQMEMKYNAGNEVGGLELCIVCGDRASGRHYGAISCEGCKGFFKRSIRKKLGYQCRGSMNCEVTKHHRNRCQYCRLQKCLACGMRSDSVQHERKPIVEKVKSERDVHERQAAYSKLLGLANHTQGQINPKEEGGEAFGAVSPAAPALNFALAAAVAFNKGNPAVAPYLGSGPNELDGARRQQLMLQTQLAKNLFKMGQFGAINEYLQSAYGATPPDVPMAALHAADTQQTDGEEIGIFSNPDSLELPLSLPGSGAPALRLHAACEAAARLLGALARWVLSMNTVTALPFEIQVTLLRKSWAELFVLGLCRWAQPLGLDSLLPLMSAHLHSELRERSESRTGNQNSDVTTPEITISDYSDERITEVSTMLSRLHQVVHNMHQLRISDREHAHLRALCLFSSDGVPDFLTRKLQDYQIKVLRSLRSICDEERALTLVLQLSVLRSFTPTFIEDVFFVGFVGDVSIDEVIPYLLNAER